ATGTGCAGACTATGCCCTACGGACAGATgaatcattcacaaacatggcCGATGAGAGTCATCATCATGAAGGACCACATCCATTTATTGGCAGTAGTGTGGGTATGGTTTCACAGTTCCCTCTAGATTACATGCATTTAGTTTGTTTAGGAGTTGTTAGAAGAATGCTACACATCTGGCTCAGGGGTCCTCTGAATTTTCGATTGCCTGCGAGCATAGTGGAAAGAATGTCAGCAAAACTGTTAGAAATGCGTTCCTTTATTCCTGTAGAGTTTGCACGGAAGCCCAGATCTCTGAGGGAATTGGATCGTTGGAAGGCCACAGAATTTAGACAGTTTCTCCTGTACACAGGACCTGTAATGCTAGGCACATTTCTGGATCAAAATATGTACTATAATTTCATGCTACTCTTCTCTGGTGTTGCTATTTTAGTTAGTCCTAGACTGTCCTGCCACACACAGTATGCCCGTACTTTGCTGAAATGTTTGTTAGTCACTTTGGTGAAATATATGGAAAAGATCAAATTGTTTATAATGTACATGGTTTGGTCCATCTAGCAGGTGATGTGCAACTACATGGTTGTCTGgactcattttcagcatttccttATGAAAATTATCTGCATAAGCTTaaaaagctcatcaggaaaccaGAGTTCCCCCTTGCCCAAATAATCCGTCGATTGTCTGAAATTAGAATTATGGAAGCTCCTTTAAGTTGTACctcttttaaaaagccacaTTATGTTGGACCAATTATAGGTGGActgtcagtgaaagcacagTATGGTGAAATGACCTGTGATAAGTGGACTGTTAAAGTTTCAACTGGggataatgtttttgttattggaAATGATATTTGTTGTATACATAACATTGTAGAGTGCAGTGATGGAGTCTATGTGGTATACAAGGAATTCTCAGATAAATCTTTGTTCTTTGATTATCCATTTAACTCTGACTAtctgaatatttataaaatttcacaaacatcaGATTCATTCAAGTGTGTTAAAGTGTCAGAGCTTGTTGTAAAATGTACTGTTTTGCCTCATAGAGATGGTTTTGTGGCCATACCAATGTTCCATGCCTTTTAGGGACAcatcagatttttctctgtacctGTCTATTGTCCTTGCTGGCAGTATAACTTAATAGCTATTAAGGCTGTTTTTTTCTAACAGGCATTTAAAATGTCGAGGATGATAccattttgttatattattttctAAGCAAAGCAATTGTGGTAGTGTTGCTGgttgcagctcttttttttgttatttgttgttgtttgatttctttttccacttcAAGATGTTCCATTTGGTCGAGTTCCAGAGCAACAAAGCAGTAGCAGTAGTACCAGAAAACTGGTGCTGTGATGGTGCTACCTACTGGCCCAACTATAGAAATGATGAAAGAGTGGATAAGGCAGTAAAAAATGTAGAGGAACCAGGACCAGACTGGAAGACATACGATATCAGAATTATCAAATCATGTGGTATGCAATTTCTAATACACCTCTgcctattttaattaaatactgaaatatatttgctattatattttatgtgtttaaagaCAACTGTGTTATCTGTTGTAAACTCAAGTTTGTAATTTGTAGATCAGTACTTTGAGGCACGACAGCTTCTGAAGAAATCGCTTACATGCAGCACATCAGACCTTCagtcagaagaggaagaggaggaaatacGACCAAAAAGGAAGCCAAAGGCAATGTTACTATATACATTATATGCCTTCCTTGCTTTTTTTGGTCATCATTATTCAAAATACAGGCAGCACAgtagtgtggtggttagcactaacataacagaataacatctagaaggcctgggtttgattcccccttggcccgggcctctctctctctctctctctccctctctctgtgtggagtttgcatgttctccccgtgtctgtgtgggtttcctcccacagtccaaaggcatgcacttactggggttaggttcattagtcactctaaattgcccataggtgtgaatggctgtctgtctctctgtgttggccctatgacaggctggtgacctgtacagggtgtaccctgtgacaggtcaccctatgacagctgggataggctccagccccccccatgaccctgaacaggataagcagaagagaatggatggtatTCAAATCACAGAATTCGAAAGCAATTAGAGTAGTGTACAGCttgagtaaagtaaaaaaatacatgttttaataatgacaaatgaagtattaagtatttttatttttctattctgcTTGACAGTCATTTCTTTGGGGACTCTGACAGTGACACAGAAGAAGTTtacctgaaaaggaaagccagaGCTGCAGTAAGACGCCCACTACAACCACCTGCTCCAGTTATCCAACCACCACCTTTCACTGGAGCTAGCATCCACACAATTGCTTCTTCTGCAAAAACTCCATCACCACCACTGCTTGCCCAGATGGAAAATAGACCAAGAGATGAGCCAACTCCTTCTTCAAGCCATGTCTACAGGCCTACTTGGAAAGGGGGACGGTATGGCTCAGACACAATTACCTGCTCTGGTAAGCAATCTCTTAAACAGCTAGTATTCACCTTTCAATGACTGAAAATTACATCACAAATTCAGTTATTCTCAGTGTAACATCCAAGTGAAAATAAACTCATCGAATGCAACAATGCATTTCTTCCTGAATGTACACAGATTTTTCCAAAAGTGTATACAGTAAAGCTTGAATAATCGGTATATTGTATTCTTTGTAAATATGAATACTACACTATAGCCATTTGCCATGTAATCCAGTTATTGGAAAAGATTACAGCAAATTTGTCTCATTTCTTCttccaacagctgcagaagtTCAAATATTGAGCTTACTGGAGTACATTAAACACCAACAAGACCAGTTAACCACCAAAGTAAACTATCTGACCAACAAGCTGAACTCAACTGTCCAAGAAAGAGAAATACCTGACCCTGTACAGTTTCCACTACAATCAGTGGAGGAAGTGGAGAATTTTGAGAAATGGCTCAAAGATCCTGCTAACTCTCACCTGAAGCAGAGTGTGGTGAGTTTTCATCTGATTACCATTCTACTTGACATTCAACACAAAGAAATCCCACTTTTGTCACTGTCATGGTTTTGTATAATACGAATGATGCTGTTTATAATGAAAAGCTGAATGTTAAATATTACGAACAGCCAGATCCAGGTTTTTACAGTCCGGATAAGATGTGGTTATTTGCCAATACCCGTGTTCAATTGATAATCTGTATCTCTCACTGAAAGACTGGAAATGCTTCTTTGTGAATAAGGAAATGTTCCACTTAACTCAAATGGCATtcctaactttttaaaatgaaatgtgagaaatacgtgtaaataaatttacaaagtatgtttgcatttatgtgtgttggctgtgcagctgaagtgaatttatatttaatcacactgacaacaatcagttatgtttaataaaagtattaaactgttttatgtgcactggtaaaattaattaaagcacCTGTCATAAAAGTGAGGAAGACCATCCAGCAGCACAAAGTGCTTTTATGCAGACTCTGTACTTTCATATTACCATTTTGACCAGGGATAAGTAGTAAGAATTGCAAAATGAATAGCcctttcaggaaaaatgtaaaatgattattttttaatttttctatatACCCACATTTGAGCTGGCACACGGGACCTTTTTGATAACTCAAATACAAATGAAgctgtcttttgttgttgtgtttaattGCCTGCAacttattttttgtgaaatgtgtttaaacttttcccattatttcctctccatttttagatttcttcaCTGGCAGCCATCGGGGGGCTGATGCAAGAAGTATCACATGGAACATTCTTTCCCGCATGTTCCACAGTGACATTGGACAGAAGATAAATTGGACAGGGGCCAATGGAAAGGGAGGTTTCTCCCAGATGGCATCAAAAACAGTACTCTTGTGTAAGTAATTGTAATAGATTTTGCAAATGATTTGATTGTCATGGTTTAATGAAGCACAAATCTTTTAACTCTGAGAGTCGTATTGTATCATTTCATTGATAATGCCAGTTATGGGCTTTGGAGGACAGTTTTCAGGTGTACCTTTATTCCACAGCActctttcaaatgaaaaactcccctttgagATCTGTGATGTTCCTCTGTGGTACATAGTTGGATACCCGGACATGACTGCATTGATTGGCAATAACTGatgctgttaaatattaaagatgagttgtaaatttttggagttttttccCCACTATGTCCAAAGCTTACAATCAACATGCTACACttgctggccactttattaggtacatgatGCCAGCACTAGGTTgagcccccttttgccttctgaactgccttaattcttcatggtatagattcaacaagctgctggaaagatTTCAAAGCTTTCATATAACATATACCTTGTGTGTATAGATGCAGTAAGAAAGACCCACGTGTCCCGTGCtgccacagaagaggagatTCGGAAACATGCCATACGATGGTTCAATCTGgcagcagacagaggaagaaggcggCGTCCTCCTGTTACCATCCCGAATCAATGCTGAggacttcagtttgttattgttactgttattgttccaaaaatggttatctttcagttatttgtctgttaatgttttaatgaagtacagtaatgaatcaATGCATCACCTGCTTAATTAATTTGTGATAGTATTTCCTTTCTTTGCcattttactttttcctttactgcattttgttaaagaataaagaagtgTTAAAGGATTTATAGTAAATAAACAGTATTCTTGATACATTTATGATcccattatttttgtaatactcATATGCTCATCTTGTTATTCAAATGGAAAATTAGGCTTTAGATAAGGATGCCGTAATTGTtaaagatttttcattttccctaAAATCAGTCTTCATGTCCAAATAGATATTTTAGCTTTAACTGTAGCTAGCATGGCTACAGCAATTTTTAATAAGGGATCCTGAAAATATTCTggccaaaataagctgttatatGAACGGATTCAAAACGGATCCGTGTCGgatcagtttttccacagacgGCTCCGTAAAGGATCCGTTTTGGATAACCTGAAACGTGGACGGGTCCGATTTGTATCCGGTCCTGATCTGTTCCTCAAccgtgatcctgatccgttACTGATCCGTCTCGCTGTGCAAGTGGACTCCGATACGGACCGGTTTTGCGGGTCCGTTACGGAGTCAGTGGCACATCCGGGGCGGATCGGGGGCGGAGTCACTTTGCTATCTGGGAAGTCAGCAGCTtcctccactctctctctctgcttttcacTGTTGCTGTCATAGTGTTCAGTGAATGGGTGGGACTCAAAACGCAGGATTCTGAAAAGCAGTTTAAAAGTTTATTGTCTGTTTCGGGTTTAGGGGCTGAACAGGGGAATCTCCAGATCCAGAACGGATTCTGCTGTCCAGACAGGTCACTCCTCTCACTCTCACCTCGGTaaggtgaaaacacacacagtccaggTGGCCGCTGAATATCTGCGCAGACTGACTGAATGACCTGCTTCTGCTTAAGAAACCACAGCAAAGCGAGATAATGAGCCACAGGTGTGCACATCCTCTCCAGGTGTGCAATCAGCTCCCAGAAACTCCGCCTCCAGTACatgaactacacacacacacacacacacacgggagagAGCAAGAAGAGAACAGAGCACCAATCTAAGCAGAACAGGGAGGCCCTGATAGTCGCACTATCCCATGAACCAGTCAAAACCTTAAAGACAGGAAAATACTCACTTTAGGTCAAGAACACACAACACCACACGGACTGGACTGGTTTGCTCAGCAGCTCCACATGACTGCAAATGAGGAGCATCACTTACCCtgccagtccagtaggtggtgcaTTACTACACAACACAAAGTCATGACACAGAAAACACTAAATAGGTCCGGGCCTTTCTAACAAAAGACATTGATAAATAAGAACTTAATTATTTGAGTGTCTGAACTCACAGTGTTGTCACCCAGCTAGGTTTCATttcctgaggggaaaaaaaaaagttttaatttcacattaaaatccAGGTTTCTGTTTTCTAATGATCCCCATGTACAGAATTATTTTGTCCAGTAGAGGGCAGTGTTGACCCTCAAATGAGAGATTTTTCTCCTGTTGATGATTCTGTGCTCATTTTGCCTTACTTGTCCTTACTGTTCATAGGATAATTTGTTCCTAATGAGTGTGGTACAT
The window above is part of the Archocentrus centrarchus isolate MPI-CPG fArcCen1 unplaced genomic scaffold, fArcCen1 scaffold_86_ctg1, whole genome shotgun sequence genome. Proteins encoded here:
- the LOC115777919 gene encoding uncharacterized protein LOC115777919 isoform X2, with amino-acid sequence MPYGQMNHSQTWPMRVIIMKDHIHLLAVVWMFHLVEFQSNKAVAVVPENWCCDGATYWPNYRNDERVDKAVKNVEEPGPDWKTYDIRIIKSCDQYFEARQLLKKSLTCSTSDLQSEEEEEEIRPKRKPKAIHFFGDSDSDTEEVYLKRKARAAVRRPLQPPAPVIQPPPFTGASIHTIASSAKTPSPPLLAQMENRPRDEPTPSSSHVYRPTWKGGRYGSDTITCSAAEVQILSLLEYIKHQQDQLTTKVNYLTNKLNSTVQEREIPDPVQFPLQSVEEVENFEKWLKDPANSHLKQSVISSLAAIGGLMQEVSHGTFFPACSTVTLDRR